A single Musa acuminata AAA Group cultivar baxijiao chromosome BXJ2-1, Cavendish_Baxijiao_AAA, whole genome shotgun sequence DNA region contains:
- the LOC135598137 gene encoding calmodulin-like protein 11 — protein MNFLSVDQISEFQEAFCLFDKDGDGCITIDELATVIGSLGQNPTEEELKDMIMEVDINGNGTIEFTEFLNLMARKMKETDAEEELREAFKVFDKDQNGYISASELRNVMLNLGEKITDEEVLQMIKEADTDGDGQVNFEEFSRMMMAV, from the exons ATGAATTTCCTGTCGGTTGATCAGATATCTGAGTTCCAAGAGGCCTTCTGCCTCTTTGACAAGGATGGAGACG GCTGCATTACCATCGACGAATTAGCCACTGTAATCGGATCATTGGGTCAGAACCCGACTGAAGAAGAGCTGAAAGATATGATCATGGAGGTTGACATCAACGGCAATGGCACCATAGAATTCACAGAGTTTCTGAACTTGATGGCTCGAAAGATGAAG GAGACTGATGCTGAAGAGGAATTAAGAGAAGCTTTTAAGGTGTTTGACAAAGACCAGAATGGATACATCTCAGCCAGTGAG TTGAGGAATGTGATGCTCAACCTTGGGGAGAAGATAACAGATGAGGAGGTCCTCCAAATGATCAAGGAAGCTGACACCGATGGTGATGGACAAGTGAACTTCGAGGAGTTCTCCAGGATGATGATGGCTGTCTGA